The window tgtCTGCCACAAAATTCGCACATTAGGTTAGGGTTCCTTTGTGTAGGGTCTGATAGTATGGGTTTTGGCCACCTGATATCTTTAATTTTTCCTAAGGCTGATAAAATGTCTGAAACATCAACATCGAAGTTGTACTCAGATAACCGGGGTGCCTCCGTCAGCCCAGTGTATCTGTCGAATCCGGATATGCTCGTGAGTTCTCGAGGATTCTGACCTTGATCTACCCTTTGGTAGTTTTGAGGTATGTTACGCATTGGGGCATTTCTTCTATCTTCAGTatatggttggtacctttccttgtttggctttggctcctttgccaGGAGCCTGATAGGacatactgagcccgagggggctcctagttgttcatcctcgaccctaatcttttaTTGATACCGGTTTTAGACATCTTCCCAAGTCACGGTGGGATATTGAACCAAGTTCTGCTTTAGCTGTTTCGAAGCTACCGAGCTTTGTTCATTCAAACCTTGGGTAAAGGCATGTACTGCCCAGTCACCGGAGACTAGTGGTAACTCCATTAGCTCCATAAAGCAAGATAAAAACTCCCGCAACATCTCGTTTTCTctctgtttgattttgaagacgtcggactttcttgtagcaaccttgatggcaccggcatgtgcctttataaaagaatcttCCAGCATGACGAATGAGTCTATGAAATTCGgggataggttgtgataccacatcctGGCCCCTTTATAAAGtgtttccccgaatttcttcaacATGATGGATTCAATTTCATCGTCCTTCAGGTCATTTCCCTTTACaacacaagtgtaagcagtgacgtgctcgttgggatccgaggttccgttgtactttAGGAGATtgggcattctgaatttctttgggatgggcttcggagccgcactcgaTGGGAATgacttttgtacgaatttctttgaatcaacaCCCTTTAGGATCGGGGGTTCGCCCGGAATCTGATCGACCTttgaattgtaggtctccacctttttatcattagcttctatcttcttttcgcCCAATTCAATcttctttgtgaggtcctcgagcatcttcttAATAGCGGGGTCGGTTGCTGACCTGTTGTTGGTCGATCTTCTTGGCATCTGTTTGGCTTGAGGGGTCGTTTCTGGTGCTTCTGTGTTTGGAGTTTTTTGGTAGCTTTGCAGTTGAGAAATTGCCAGCTGTTGTGCcagcaacatttcaaaaatggcGTGAAGACTAAGCTCTCGTTCCTCCCAAGTTGTGGTTTTCTGAGTTGCTTGCTGGTTTTCTTGGCATATATTCTCGTTAGTGTaggagcttatatcgacgtgttgggcGTTGCGTGAGACCACATCCACGGGAATTGGCTCTGGTGCGTCCTCAAGGTTTCACAGTGGTACACCGGCTCCTGGaacagctacaccattctctccatggtcctcaggACCGTGGTTTTCAGGTGCATTCtttgagttagacattttgacctaaaatcaaagattcttggtcaagaaaaagtgtaaagaataACTTGCATTTTCAATAAACCAAcacgaaaacaatcactattatttttatccctacggtgggcgccaaacgttttaccttaaaaatggtaattacaattagatttgattttgtggttctaaaaatacgtaatttatttttatgctagttgttaggcaatataTGCTAAGTATAAGCTAAGAAAGTAAAGTGAGAGTAAGAAACAGTGTGGTTATTCAAACCGAACAGCTACAAGTCGGGGTCCTGGACCAGCCTAAGCGGGGCCTCGAGGCCGAGCTAGACGGGCTTGATCGAAGAAGATCGATGGAGGACCAACAATCCTAAGGGCCTtgatgatggctctttatgatcaatgatgagtaatagatgaagaataatcaatgaaacacaataaatataagcaataaatcaaaggaaGGATAATAGagagtgtttaagttagagagcagagaatgttcttgttcttgtattgaatatcatgtgtgcaaAAAATGACAAGggccccttttatatagtagggggaGTCCCAACATAGTAtatgtgcatttattacaaagatacaCAGCTGGTACATCTATTTAATGTCAAGTTACGGACTTATACTATATTTGCAAGTGTTGTCAGCTTTGAGCACACGCCTTGGGAATTTCCCGCTTGCCCACGATAGTCATCGATTTGTTCTACCCCAAGATCGAGCATAGGGAACCCTAGGGGTCGAACCTCGAGACGTGCTTCGACCCTTCTGGAGGCGGGCTGTGAAATGCCATAATGATTACAAAATCggactctccgattttagccgtatacactCATCAATTTATGCATGTGATAACACACTCAAgtaaattaattataatattaattcTATATTTAGTATAGAATTGAACGGTCACTATGTTTTCATTCATCATCTAtatctaattattttaattaatattaaaatcacTTCTTAGTGTGCACTTTATTTCAAATCTCAATccattacaaagaaaatatataataaaCAATGTATGTAACTAGTgagacaaataacataatttaaattttattaagataaaacacataataataatttacatGTTTTCTAGGACATACATGTATCAATCGAACATTAACTCTTGCTCTATACGCTAAAAGGTGCACTAGGCCAAACATCATGATAAATCTCAGTTAAAATTTCACCCCAAGGCTCTCGAAGAGAATCCGCTAAACTAGCTAATGCTTCCCAATCAGTAAATTCTATGTAATTAGCCAATTCAGCTCCTTTTAACCTAAAAAAGTGTACATGTTTAGGAATGGAAGTATCAGGGCCCAATTTAAATTCCTTAAACTCCCTAAATTTCTTTTCTCCTCCCCTTCGTTCAGCCTTTCGATCCTTTAACCCATTTTGCCTCGCCATTAGGACCTTCCTGATGACTTTAGGCTCCGAGTCTAGATATTATAGAAATGAGTCATGCGACGACATATCCTTCTACGTTGTCCCGTTCCTCGACTTCAAGAACTCCCTATCACATAACTGTGGAAGATAGCCCATGGCTTGATGTTGATGATGAAGTTTATGAGGCTCCCCTTCAACTAGAAGATGGCGGTCAATCAACTATAGATGAGCTTAAGGAACTCAATTTAGGCACTCCGGAAGATCCACACCCCACCTTCATTAGTTCACTTCTTACGCCTCAAGAGGAGAAGAAATAATCCAAGTTATTGATCGAGTATAAAGATGTCTTCTCTTAGTCGTATAGTGAAATTTCTGGTTTTAGTCCTAAGGTAGTTGTTCATCATTTAGGGATCAAAAGTGGAGCACGCCCTATGAAGAAGTCACAATGCATGTTTCGACCTGAGCTAGTACCACAAATTGAAGTCGAAGTCAACAAGCTCATCGAGGCGGGATTTATTTGAGAGATAAAGTACCCACCATAGATATCGAATATTGTACCTGTCAAGAAGAAGAATGGTCAAATATGAGTTTGTGTGGACTTTCGAGACCTAAAAAAGGCATGTCTGAAAGATGACTTTCTGTTACTAATTATTGAACTCATAGATGATGCTACAATAGGGTATGAAGCTATATTATTCGTGGATGGATCCTCCGGATACAATCAAATCAGAATGTCTCCAAAAGATGAATAGTGTACTGCTTTCCGAACTCTAAAAGGGATATACTGCTacagatgatgccattcggtctaaagaattcTGGTGCCACCTACCAACATGCGATGCAAAACATCTTTGATGACATGTTTTATCATACGGTTGAATTCTACATCGATGACTTGGTGGTGAAGACGAAGAGTAGGCGTTATCACCTTGAAGACCTTCGAATTATTTTTGAAAGGTTAAGAAAATTTGACCTAAAAATGAATCCActaaagtgtgcatttggagttacCTCAGGAAAGTTTCTTGGCTTTATTGTGTGTCAtcgtggaattgaagttgatccCGCAATGATTTATGCCATTCAGAAAATGCCCGAGCCAAAAAACTTGAGGGAGATTCGAAGTCTACAGGGAAACTTAGCATTCATCTGGAGGTTCATCTCTAATCTTGCCAGACGATGTCAACCTTTCAATCATCTATTGAGGAAGGATATCCCTTTTTATTAGGATCAGTCATGTCAAAATGCTTTTCAAAGCTTCAAAAGATAATTGTTGAATCCACCTGTGTTAGGGGCACCAATTCTTGGGAAGCCATTGATACTCTACATTGCGGCACAAGAACACTCACTTGGGGCACTACTTGCTCAAGAGAATGATGAAGGAAAGGAACAAATCTTATACTAACTCAGTTGAACTCTGATAAGGAGCTGAGTTGAACTACACGCTTGTTGAAAAAATATTCTTAGCGTTACTTTATGCAATAAATAAACTAAGACATTATTTTGAAGCATACACCATCAAACTCATCTCTCGAGTAGATCCTGTGAAGTTCGTGATAACTCGACCTGTTCTTTTTGGACGCCTAGCAAGATGGTTCATATTGTTTAACCAAAATGAGATCACATACACACCTCCAAAGGCTGTGAAAGGACAAGCACTAGCCGATTTTCTAGTTGATTATCCTCTTCCGACGGAATGGGAGCTTTCTAATGAGTTTCCAGATGAAGACATTTTGTTCATTGGAGAATTGACACCATGgacaatgttctttgatggatccGCACGCCGGAATGGTGTGAGAGCATGTGTTGTGTTGATCTCTCCAGATAGACAagtcttgccattctcctttgttTTAGCTAAAACATGCTCCTACAATGCTACAGAGTACCAAGCTTTGATCATCGGTCATGAAATGGAATTAGACATAAAGATTCTACAGTTGGAGATAGACTTCGAATCTAAGTTGATCATCAACCAACTTTTGGGGATTTACAATGTAAAGAATGAAGATATTTTTCCAAACCACCAATATGCTTCATGTTTACTCGAACGATTCGACCAAGTGTTCTTAAACCACGTCCCAAGAGAAGAAAATTGCATGGATGATGCTTTGGCTAACTTGGTCACGACGATGGCACTTGGAGAGAATGAGTCAATAAAGGTACATGTGTGTCATCGATGGGTCATTCCTAGACTTCTTAATCTTCAAATCAACGAAAGTCATCATACGTCCGTTGGGGTGATTGAAGAAGAGGATTGGAGGCAACCATTGATAGATTTCCTTGAACATGGAAAATTACCCGAGGATCTGCGACAAAGAACAAACATCAAGCGAAGGGCACCACGATTCATTTTCTACAAGGGGACATTATTTCGCTGCTCTTTTGAAGGACTATTCTTGCAATGTCTTGACAAAGAAGAAGCCCACTAAGAGATAGAGGAAGCATATTCTGGCTCATGTGGAGCACACCAATCTGGTCCTAAGCTCCATTTTTGCATCAAGAGGATGGGCTACTACTGGCCGACAATGGTGAAGGATTGCAAGGAACATGCCAAAAGATGTCAAGTGTGTCAATTCCATGCCAACTATATCCACCAACCTCCGAGCCTCTTCATCCAAATGTAGCTTCATGGCCTTTTGATGCATGGGGACTTGACGTTGTTGGATGGCTTCCAAAGTCATAAAGGGATAGATGTACATATTGGCTGCCACAGACTACTTCTCTAGATGGGCTGAAGTTGTTCCACTCaaggaagtaaaaaaggaaaTTGTTGCCGATTTTATCAAGGCGAACATAATTTTTAGGTATGGCTTACCAAGATACATAATCATTGATAATGGAATGCCATTTGACAACAAGCTCGTGAGGAGTCTATGCGAGAAATTTGGTCTCAAGCAACATAAGTCTTCAATGTATAATGCACCCGCCAATGGCCTTGTTGAAGCTTTTAATAAGACGTTTGGTAaccttttgaagaaagttgttgcaAAGAACAAGAGAGATTGGCATGATAAAATTGGTGAAGCTTTGTGGGCATACAGGACAACCTTTAGAACTACTACACAAGCAACTCCTTACTCTTTGGTGTATGGTGTAGAAGCAGTCCTTTCGTTGGAGCAACAAATTCCATCATTGCAAATCGTAATCCAAGAAGAACTCACGTCCGAAGAGAACGCTCAACTTCGCCTAGAAGAGTTAGAGGCAttggatgagaaaagattggaGCGCAACAAAAATTGGAGTGCTATCAAGATCGACTAGCTAAAGCTTTCAACAAGAAAGTGAGGACACAATCCTTCCAAGTGGGAGACTTAGTCCTAGTTGTTCGACGACCCATAATCCTCAACAAACGCACAGGCGACAAGATTACCTCAAAATGGATGGGCCATATGTTATGAAGGAAGCCTATTCAAGTGGAGCATATAAAATTATTGATAAGGATGGTTCTCAGAGTTGGTCCGATCAACGAAAACTTTTTGAAGTAGTACTTCCCATGAAAGTCACATGCGCTcctcgacgtacgagcctaaactgcaagtcatgacgctccttgacgtacgagcctaaactgtGAGTCATGACGCTCCTtgatgcatgagcctaaactgcacgTTGCTACACTTCTGGCCCGCgtgagtctaaactgtgtacggtaaaaaaaagtccgctaggttgaaaacctcacAAAAGGTGGCCTAGGCAAAAATTAGGacacaaaaaaaggaaaaaaaacatatCTCACCCCTCTGAACTAcgttatgacttgatcctctttaTCGAAGTACGTAGGCAACTTAGAgcttcattctaagttcagtcgcatgaGTTTAAAAAGAAAAGGTTTGGCTTAGGGTTCTACATGGATCGGATCAGATCGGATTTAGAAAATTTTGAATTCGAATTTCAGATTTtggattctagaaaatgcaatctGAATTAATAGTGGATCGgattgaattttaaaatttggatcggatcggattttcggatttcggatcggattattatgcctcaaagttgcaaactcatatgtatattttctttgtaaaagaagCAATACAATAAGAAAAGTTCATGTTTCtggaattatgagagtactatggtgccaatatagctaaatccattaactgtaaaggtaataacttggagaaAAATATAAAGGAAGTACTAACTATCCAAAATTAAAGTTTAGTATTTATACATACACTAATAATTTTGGATCGGATCAGATTAAAATTATACCAATCTGAATCCgatccaaaattcaaaattttaataaacacaatACAAAATtcgatccaatccgaaatccaaaattgaacggatcggttcggatttcggatatccgatccaaatgaacAGCCCTAGTTTGGCTTATGGGATCATCACATTAATTATTTCAAGTATGGAGACATATATAAATATGAGGAAGAAGACAATTTGCGTTGAAGTGTAAAAGATATTTTATTGCTTCAATCTTACAAAAGTTGATACATCAAAAAAATGTGGAGACGAAAGGAATTAGACATCATCCTATACAAAAGCCTAAGTAATGAAAATGATCGCAAACTAGGCTTTGT of the Nicotiana tabacum cultivar K326 chromosome 7, ASM71507v2, whole genome shotgun sequence genome contains:
- the LOC142162205 gene encoding uncharacterized protein LOC142162205; translation: MQNIFDDMFYHTVEFYIDDLVVKTKSRRYHLEDLRIIFERLRKFDLKMNPLKCAFGVTSGKFLGFIVCHRGIEVDPAMIYAIQKMPEPKNLREIRSLQGNLAFIWRFISNLARRSYTIKLISRVDPVKFVITRPVLFGRLARWFILFNQNEITYTPPKAVKGQALADFLVDYPLPTEWELSNEFPDEDILFIGELTPWTMFFDGSARRNGVRACVVLISPDRQVLPFSFVLAKTCSYNATEYQALIIGHEMELDIKILQLEIDFESKLIINQLLGIYNVKNEDIFPNHQYASCLLERFDQVFLNHVPREENCMDDALANLVTTMALGENESIKVHVCHRWVIPRLLNLQINESHHTSVGVIEEEDWRQPLIDFLEHGKLPEDLRQRTNIKRRAPRFIFYKGTLFRCSFEGLFLQCLDKEEAH